From the Salarias fasciatus chromosome 16, fSalaFa1.1, whole genome shotgun sequence genome, one window contains:
- the LOC115402855 gene encoding uncharacterized protein LOC115402855 has protein sequence MESFVLFRGGRRVSLRGEDMTVDKVCRIFQVSAGSVFITDDTNTAIFPDISGTFPRTNLTNRGHYEVHGDQGSSLTPVNRAPVPFSMPSSSVPSVGSGRAPGLGISRPIGFSRPLQRSIHIGEVVNGRLATSRTVVIRFSEAEATVEGIASKVRDALDSEEDITLTDSQGNEIIDCEGTRNSHYWKQNSRKVFALLDSEFREFQSGRRARTSRRAPDSHLQDVIDKIDELKNAAENLHGISNNINQLSEMAMKKIQEADVQPAVEAFTCLVCKAIMDEPMFSTCCCSLVGCGACVRQWLINADHCLKCRSPDFESNIHQARGLDAALAFFKSVI, from the exons ATGGAGTCATTTGTATTATTTCGCGGAGGGAGAAGAGTGTCTCTTAGAGGGGAAGACATGACGGTGGACAAAGTCTGCAGGATTTTTCAG GTTAGTGCTGGCAGTGTCTTCATCACTGACGACACAAACACCGCCATTTTCCCTGACATCTCAGGGACTTTCCCCCGAACAAACCTCACGAACCGTGGCCATTATGAGGTCCACGGAGACCAGGGGTCAAGTTTAACCCCAGTCAACAGGGCACCTGTCCCATTCTCGATGCCCTCGTCATCTGTCCCCTCAGTGGGCTCAGGAAGAGCACCAGGATTGGGGATATCAAGACCCATTGGCTTCTCAAGACCACTGCAGAG GTCAATCCATATCGGTGAGGTTGTCAATGGGAGGTTAGCAACCTCCAGAACAGTGGTCATACGCTTCTCTGAAGCAGAGGCCACTGTTGAGGGGATTGCCTCCAAAGTCAGAGATGCTCTGGACAGTGAGGAGGACATTACCCTGACTGACAGTCAGGGTAATGAAATCATTGATTGTGAGGGAACAAGAa ACTCCCACTATTGGAAGCAGAATTCCCGCAAAGTATTTGCATTGCTGGACAGTGAATTCCGGGAATTTCAGAGTGGACGGAGGGCCAGAACAAG TCGAAGGGCTCCAGACAGCCATCTGCAGGATGTCATCGACAAAATCGATGAGCTGAAAAATGCTGCCGAGAACCTCCATGGCATCTCCAATAATATCAATCAGCTATCTGAGATGGCCATGAAGAAAATTCAAGAAGCTGATGTCCAGCCAGCTGTGGAAGCTTTTACCTGCTTGGTTTGTAAAG CTATCATGGATGAGCCCATGTTTTCCACCTGCTGTTGCTCACTGGTGGGGTGTGGAGCCTGTGTGAGGCAGTGGCTCATAAATGCAGACCACTGCCTGAAGTGCAGAAGCCCAGACTTTGAGTCCAACATCCACCAGGCAAGGGGTCTGGATGCTGCCTTGGCCTTTTTCAAATCAgtgatttaa